Proteins encoded together in one Neobacillus sp. FSL H8-0543 window:
- a CDS encoding diaminopimelate dehydrogenase: MNKKIKLGIVGYGNLGKGAIEAIKQTEDMELVAVFTRRDPKDLILDEPNVKTVHISNAADYKGEIDVMLLCGGSATDLPEQTPYFATMFNTVDSFDTHAKIPEFYQSVNEVATKNNTTAIISVGWDPGLFSINRVMADAILPNGENYTFWGKGLSQGHSDAVRRVKGVKNGVQYTIPSENAMDKVRSGSNPELTTAEKHNRVCYIVAEEGADKAEIEKEIKTMPNYFADYNTEVNFISEEELTRDHSKAPHGGFVIRGGNTGAGNKQIYEFSLKLDSNPEFTASVLVAYARAAYRLNNEKQFGAKTVYDVAPGYISHRSAEELRRDFL, from the coding sequence TTGAATAAGAAGATTAAACTAGGCATCGTTGGCTATGGTAATTTGGGGAAAGGTGCAATTGAAGCGATTAAACAAACCGAGGACATGGAGTTAGTCGCAGTATTTACTAGAAGAGATCCGAAAGACTTAATTCTTGATGAACCAAATGTAAAAACGGTACATATTTCAAATGCAGCTGACTACAAAGGTGAAATTGATGTCATGTTACTTTGCGGCGGATCTGCTACTGATTTACCTGAACAAACTCCATACTTTGCAACCATGTTCAACACGGTAGATAGTTTTGATACACACGCAAAAATTCCTGAGTTTTATCAGTCTGTAAATGAAGTTGCAACAAAAAATAATACGACAGCGATTATTTCAGTAGGATGGGATCCAGGCTTATTCTCCATCAACCGTGTGATGGCAGATGCGATTTTACCGAATGGTGAGAACTATACGTTCTGGGGTAAAGGACTTAGCCAAGGGCACTCGGATGCAGTAAGAAGAGTCAAAGGTGTTAAAAATGGTGTACAATATACCATTCCATCAGAAAACGCAATGGACAAAGTTCGTAGCGGTTCAAATCCTGAACTAACAACGGCAGAAAAACACAACCGAGTTTGCTATATCGTTGCTGAAGAAGGCGCAGATAAAGCTGAGATCGAAAAAGAAATCAAAACAATGCCGAACTACTTCGCAGACTATAATACAGAAGTGAATTTTATTTCAGAAGAAGAATTAACACGCGACCACAGCAAAGCACCACATGGCGGATTTGTTATCCGCGGTGGAAATACGGGAGCTGGCAACAAGCAAATTTACGAATTCTCACTTAAACTAGACAGTAATCCTGAATTTACAGCAAGCGTATTAGTAGCTTATGCGAGAGCCGCATATCGATTAAATAATGAAAAACAATTTGGTGCAAAAACAGTTTATGATGTTGC
- a CDS encoding flavin reductase family protein has translation MLSIDPSTISERENYKFLIGSIIPRPIAFVTTLSEEGVLNGAPFSYFNIVSSNPPMISLSIQRSDGRQKDTAKNILKKKEFVVHIVDEQNVEKINKTAASLPPSQSEIQVAGLAPVESVKLSVPGVKEAKVRMECVLEHSLELGGVDSPGCDFIIGKVVQFHIEDEIYEKGRIDPKGLAAVSRLAGANYAKIGEIFEIERPK, from the coding sequence ATGCTTTCCATTGATCCATCTACCATTTCAGAAAGAGAAAATTATAAATTTCTAATCGGTAGTATTATCCCGAGACCCATTGCTTTCGTCACGACTTTGTCTGAAGAAGGCGTTTTAAACGGTGCACCTTTTAGTTATTTTAATATTGTATCTTCTAATCCTCCGATGATTTCATTATCGATCCAACGATCTGATGGGAGACAGAAGGATACTGCAAAAAATATTCTTAAGAAAAAAGAATTTGTAGTCCATATTGTCGATGAGCAAAACGTTGAAAAGATAAATAAAACCGCTGCAAGTTTGCCACCTAGTCAAAGTGAAATTCAGGTAGCAGGATTAGCTCCAGTCGAGAGTGTGAAATTATCCGTTCCTGGAGTAAAGGAAGCAAAGGTTCGAATGGAATGTGTATTAGAGCATTCGTTAGAACTAGGAGGTGTTGATTCTCCTGGGTGTGATTTTATCATAGGTAAAGTTGTTCAATTTCACATTGAAGATGAAATCTACGAAAAAGGAAGAATCGACCCAAAAGGGTTGGCTGCAGTAAGCCGATTAGCAGGGGCTAATTATGCAAAAATCGGCGAAATCTTTGAGATAGAAAGACCTAAATAG
- a CDS encoding ring-cleaving dioxygenase, translating into MSKKTMGIHHITAIVGHPQENVDFYAGVLGLRLVKQTVNFDDPGTYHLYFGNEGGKPGTIITFFPWANAYQGKIGGGQVGVTSYVVPKGAFAFWEKRLEKFTIPFSKVDRFNEQYLTFDDPHGLHIEIVEREEGEANSWTFGEVNPDVAIKGFGGATLYSTQPKKTAELLEHVMGLDLVGKEGDFIRFRSSADIGNVIDLKVTASGRGSMGVGTVHHIAWRAVDDNDQLDWQKYVGANGYGVTPVQDRNYFNAIYFREHGEILFEIATDPPGFAHDESAATMGKKLMLPAQYEKNRERLERKLIPIEVRELDKIVKE; encoded by the coding sequence ATGAGTAAAAAAACAATGGGTATCCATCATATTACGGCAATTGTGGGACATCCACAGGAGAATGTCGACTTCTATGCAGGAGTATTAGGCTTACGTTTAGTAAAACAAACAGTGAATTTTGATGATCCGGGCACGTATCATTTGTATTTTGGGAATGAAGGAGGAAAACCAGGAACAATCATTACATTTTTCCCTTGGGCAAATGCCTATCAGGGGAAAATTGGAGGTGGTCAAGTTGGAGTAACCTCTTATGTTGTTCCAAAAGGAGCTTTCGCTTTCTGGGAAAAAAGACTTGAAAAGTTTACTATTCCTTTTTCTAAAGTGGACCGTTTTAATGAGCAGTATTTAACGTTCGATGATCCTCATGGTCTTCATATCGAAATTGTTGAACGAGAAGAAGGGGAAGCGAATTCCTGGACCTTTGGAGAAGTAAATCCAGATGTAGCGATCAAGGGCTTCGGAGGTGCAACGCTATATTCTACGCAGCCAAAAAAAACTGCAGAATTGTTAGAGCATGTTATGGGACTAGATCTCGTCGGTAAAGAGGGAGATTTTATTCGTTTCCGTTCTTCAGCTGACATTGGTAATGTTATTGATTTAAAAGTAACAGCATCTGGAAGAGGTTCGATGGGTGTTGGAACCGTTCATCACATTGCTTGGAGAGCAGTGGATGACAATGATCAATTAGATTGGCAGAAATATGTTGGTGCAAATGGTTATGGTGTAACACCTGTTCAAGATAGAAATTATTTTAATGCCATTTATTTTAGAGAACATGGAGAAATTTTATTTGAAATTGCAACAGATCCTCCTGGTTTCGCTCATGATGAATCCGCGGCGACAATGGGAAAAAAATTGATGCTGCCTGCACAGTATGAAAAAAATAGAGAAAGACTTGAGCGTAAGTTGATACCAATTGAAGTAAGAGAATTAGATAAAATTGTAAAGGAATGA
- a CDS encoding YceI family protein — protein MTKWTVDQSHSSVGFEVKHMMVSKVKGQFETYTADVVAADLSDLTTASIAFKFDVASINTRSEDRDNHLRSADFFDVEINPTIDFVSTSITKDGDDYRVTGDLTIKDVTKSVTFAVEFGGKGTNPWGVEVYGFEAEAKINREEFGLTWNAALETGGVLVGKDIKIKVELEVNPTA, from the coding sequence ATGACAAAATGGACAGTAGATCAATCACACTCAAGCGTAGGATTTGAAGTAAAACACATGATGGTATCAAAGGTAAAAGGACAATTTGAAACTTACACAGCAGATGTAGTAGCTGCAGATTTATCAGATTTAACTACAGCTTCCATTGCATTCAAATTTGACGTAGCAAGCATCAACACACGCAGTGAAGATCGTGATAACCACTTAAGATCAGCAGATTTCTTTGATGTTGAAATTAACCCAACAATTGATTTTGTATCAACAAGCATTACAAAGGATGGAGATGACTACAGAGTAACTGGTGACTTAACGATTAAGGACGTAACAAAATCAGTAACGTTTGCAGTTGAATTTGGCGGTAAGGGTACAAACCCATGGGGCGTAGAAGTTTACGGATTTGAAGCAGAAGCAAAAATTAACCGTGAAGAATTCGGTCTAACTTGGAACGCTGCACTTGAAACAGGTGGCGTACTTGTTGGTAAAGACATCAAAATCAAAGTTGAATTAGAGGTTAACCCAACAGCATAA